In Leptolyngbya sp. CCY15150, a genomic segment contains:
- a CDS encoding acetyl-CoA carboxylase carboxyltransferase subunit alpha: protein MVTPERKPILLDFEKPLVELESRIDQIRSLAEENDVDVSEQLRQLETRASQLRQEIFSSLTPSQRLQVARHPRRPSTLDYIQSMTDEWIELHGDRCTGVDDKALVGGIGRLDGRPIMMLGHQKGRDTKDNVARNFGMASPGGYRKAMRLMNHANRFGMPILTFIDTPGAYPGVEGERLGQGEAIAYNLREMFRLDVPILCTVIGEGGSGGALGVGVGDRLLMFEHSVYTVASPEACAAILWKDAGKSPQAAEALRITAKDLKNLSILDEIVPEPIGGAHSDPVAATSSLKAALLRHLAELNRMSNAERRERRYQKFRQIGVFQVPAA, encoded by the coding sequence ATGGTTACTCCTGAACGCAAGCCCATTCTTCTTGACTTCGAGAAGCCCCTCGTTGAGTTAGAGTCTCGCATCGATCAAATCCGCAGCCTTGCCGAAGAGAACGATGTCGATGTTTCGGAGCAGCTCCGGCAGCTAGAGACGCGGGCCAGCCAGCTCCGCCAGGAAATCTTCAGCAGTCTGACGCCCTCCCAGCGGCTGCAGGTGGCACGGCATCCGCGGCGTCCAAGCACCCTCGACTACATTCAGTCCATGACCGATGAATGGATTGAGCTGCATGGCGATCGCTGCACGGGCGTGGATGACAAGGCCTTGGTGGGCGGCATTGGTCGGCTTGATGGTCGGCCGATTATGATGCTAGGACACCAAAAAGGACGCGATACCAAGGATAACGTCGCCCGCAACTTTGGCATGGCCTCCCCCGGTGGCTACCGTAAAGCCATGCGGTTGATGAACCATGCTAACCGCTTTGGTATGCCCATCCTCACCTTTATCGACACCCCCGGAGCCTATCCAGGCGTGGAAGGAGAACGGTTGGGGCAGGGGGAAGCGATCGCCTATAACCTCCGGGAAATGTTTCGCCTCGACGTACCCATCCTCTGCACCGTGATTGGGGAAGGTGGCTCCGGCGGTGCCCTGGGCGTGGGCGTAGGCGATCGCCTGTTGATGTTCGAGCATTCGGTCTACACCGTAGCCAGCCCAGAAGCCTGTGCCGCCATTCTTTGGAAAGATGCGGGCAAATCTCCCCAGGCCGCCGAAGCCCTGCGGATTACCGCCAAGGATCTCAAAAATCTGAGTATTTTGGATGAGATTGTGCCAGAACCCATTGGGGGAGCCCATTCCGATCCAGTGGCCGCCACGAGCAGCCTCAAGGCAGCTCTGCTTCGACATCTGGCAGAACTAAACCGCATGAGCAACGCCGAGCGGCGCGAGCGACGCTACCAAAAATTCC